Within the Bacillota bacterium genome, the region ACTCGCCTGCTCCGGTCCCGCCCGGCACGCTTCCAGCGTCTGCGTGGCCCGGGTGGGCCGGCGCCCCCAGCGCCCGGCGAGGAGCTGGTAGAGCGAGCCCTCCAGCACCTCTTCCGGCAGCTCCTCCAGGCCGGGCAGCCGGAGGATGGGCAGGTGGTTGATCTCCAGCGCCATGGGCCTCCCGTCCGCCAGGCGGAGCCGCTTCAGGTAGAGGACCGGCTCTCCCCGGCGGAGGCCGAGGAGGCGCTGCGCCTCGGCGTCGGGCAGGCGCCGGCCGACCGCGAGCAGCCGGCTCGACGGCCGCAGCCCCAACGCCCGCATGTCCTCGGTGAACGAGGTGAGCCCCTGCAGCTGCTGGCGCACCTTGGCCTGCGCGACGAAGCTGCCGCGGCCCACCTGCCGCTCGGCCAGGCCCAGGTCGACCAGCTCCTGCAACGCGCGCCGGCAGGTCATCCGGCTGACGCCGTATCGCTCCGCCAGCTCCCGTTCCGAGGGAAGCCTCGCCCCCACCGCGAGCCGGCCGGTCTGGATCGCCTCCAGGAGGTGGCCGAGGATCTGCTCGTGATAGGGGCGCCCGGGGTCGAGCCGGACGCCCCGCCGTCCGCCCCGCGTCGCAGAGCTTCCACCCCCGACAGCCTCCGGCTCCCGGCGCTCCTCCATGCGGCTCACCGGCCTCAGCCCGCCTTTGCGCGGTACGTACTGGCTTATTGTGGTATATACCACATTCGACCCCACATTTCGCCGCACGCCGACGGTTTCCCTGCTGCTGCGACGGCGAGGACCGGCTGGCGCGCTTCCTGGCGCGGGAGCGGGGAAAGAGGCGGGAGGAGCCGCGGAGAGGCCGTGGAAGAGGCGGGCCGAGGTGGATGCGATGGCCAGGCTTTCAACGGCGCCCGTCTCGCCCGACGGCGTCGCGGTCGCGGGGGAGGGGCTC harbors:
- a CDS encoding GntR family transcriptional regulator, with amino-acid sequence MEERREPEAVGGGSSATRGGRRGVRLDPGRPYHEQILGHLLEAIQTGRLAVGARLPSERELAERYGVSRMTCRRALQELVDLGLAERQVGRGSFVAQAKVRQQLQGLTSFTEDMRALGLRPSSRLLAVGRRLPDAEAQRLLGLRRGEPVLYLKRLRLADGRPMALEINHLPILRLPGLEELPEEVLEGSLYQLLAGRWGRRPTRATQTLEACRAGPEQASLLGVEPGAPLLRMTRLTLDQDGVPLEFVRSYYRGDRYRFQVELRRPWSAAPGAAVGRQEGGDGPGEAAGRNGEV